A genomic region of Nodularia sp. LEGE 06071 contains the following coding sequences:
- a CDS encoding EF-hand domain-containing protein — METPKIILEELRQVFTKIAGEDQKIDQTEFKKALGLKDEYFANRLFSIFDTDSSGTIQIEEFLISVENLVFASTEEKLKFAYQLHDINGDDCIEKAEIADLIAASLNENNLSFKPEQINDLVDILFLEADKDKSGEISFAEFKALIGKFPDLISAMTVSPVSWLRPDKQNSQAVSTPEKKRSKKAYIKHYIQNNWVKIAFLTLYVAVNLFLFFGAVERYADLGKNVYVQIARGCGATLNFNGALILIPMMRHFMTRLRKSSFNDYLPIDESIEFHKLVGQVMFALAVVHTLAHFLNYSTLPTAFTESLFGTKAGLSGFLLLLVFTIMWVTAQAPIRQGGKFALFYIAHMGYGLWFILALIHGPVFWQWVLFPGLGFLIELFIRWRTTNDATFVVNASLLPSKVLGLEVQRPASFQYQPGDYLFIKCPSISKFEWHPFTISSAPETPDVLSLHIRAAGSWTGKLYQLFREQREEWIRSNNSQTEPGVPVYLDGPYGTPSTHIFESKYAVLIGAGIGVTPFASILKSILYRNQHHSSNINLEKVHFFWLNREQKAFEWFVQLLSQIEVEDTKNLFDINLYLTGAQQKSDMKSSTLFVAMDLMHSQTKVDLITGLKSQTKTGRPDWDNIFRDLAKQHAPHQVDVFFCGPPGLSTQLKSLCSKYGFGYRKENF; from the coding sequence ATGGAAACACCAAAAATTATTTTAGAGGAATTGCGACAGGTCTTCACCAAAATTGCCGGAGAAGACCAAAAAATTGATCAAACAGAATTTAAGAAAGCTTTAGGACTGAAAGACGAATATTTTGCCAACAGATTATTTTCTATATTTGATACTGATAGTAGTGGCACTATCCAAATAGAAGAATTTTTAATATCTGTAGAAAACCTGGTTTTTGCCAGTACAGAAGAAAAACTAAAATTTGCCTATCAATTACACGATATCAACGGGGATGACTGTATTGAAAAAGCAGAAATTGCTGATTTGATTGCGGCTAGTTTGAATGAAAATAATCTCAGTTTCAAACCGGAACAAATTAACGATTTAGTTGATATATTGTTTCTCGAAGCCGACAAAGACAAAAGCGGGGAAATTTCTTTTGCAGAATTTAAAGCTCTCATAGGCAAATTTCCTGATTTAATTTCGGCGATGACAGTTAGTCCTGTTAGCTGGCTCAGACCTGACAAGCAAAACTCACAAGCAGTCTCTACCCCAGAAAAAAAGCGGTCAAAAAAGGCTTATATCAAGCATTATATTCAAAATAATTGGGTCAAAATTGCTTTTTTAACCCTGTATGTTGCTGTCAATTTGTTTCTTTTCTTCGGGGCAGTTGAGCGATATGCAGATTTAGGAAAAAATGTCTATGTTCAAATTGCTAGAGGTTGCGGTGCAACCCTTAACTTCAATGGGGCGCTTATTCTCATCCCGATGATGCGGCATTTTATGACTAGGCTTCGCAAAAGTAGCTTTAACGACTATTTACCCATCGATGAAAGCATTGAGTTTCACAAGCTGGTAGGTCAAGTTATGTTTGCGTTGGCAGTCGTGCATACCCTAGCGCATTTCCTCAATTACAGCACTTTACCCACTGCCTTCACTGAAAGTTTATTTGGCACAAAAGCTGGTTTATCGGGCTTTTTATTACTGCTAGTTTTCACAATTATGTGGGTAACAGCGCAAGCACCTATACGACAAGGAGGGAAATTTGCGCTGTTCTATATAGCTCACATGGGGTACGGGCTGTGGTTTATTCTGGCGTTAATTCATGGGCCAGTTTTTTGGCAGTGGGTGTTATTCCCTGGGCTGGGATTTTTGATTGAATTATTTATTCGTTGGCGAACAACAAATGATGCAACATTTGTTGTTAATGCATCTTTACTTCCTTCTAAAGTTTTAGGTTTAGAAGTTCAACGTCCAGCATCATTCCAATATCAACCAGGGGACTATTTGTTTATTAAATGTCCCAGTATTTCTAAATTTGAATGGCATCCATTTACAATTAGTAGCGCCCCTGAAACACCAGATGTCTTATCTTTACACATCCGCGCAGCAGGAAGTTGGACTGGTAAGTTATATCAACTTTTTCGAGAACAGAGGGAAGAATGGATACGTTCAAATAATTCTCAGACTGAGCCAGGGGTTCCAGTTTATTTAGATGGTCCCTATGGTACACCTAGTACACATATTTTTGAATCTAAATATGCTGTTTTAATCGGTGCTGGTATCGGTGTGACTCCCTTTGCTTCTATCCTGAAAAGTATTTTGTACCGCAATCAACATCATTCTTCTAACATAAATTTAGAGAAAGTACATTTCTTCTGGCTAAATCGAGAACAAAAAGCCTTTGAATGGTTTGTTCAACTGTTATCACAAATCGAAGTGGAAGACACTAAGAACTTGTTTGATATCAACTTATATCTCACAGGCGCACAACAAAAGTCAGACATGAAATCTAGCACGCTGTTTGTGGCAATGGATTTGATGCACTCCCAGACAAAGGTTGATTTGATCACAGGTTTAAAAAGTCAAACAAAAACTGGTCGTCCAGACTGGGATAATATTTTCCGTGACTTAGCCAAACAACACGCACCCCATCAAGTTGATGTATTTTTCTGCGGACCTCCTGGACTTTCAACACAGTTGAAGAGTCTTTGTAGCAAATACGGATTTGGCTATAGGAAAGAAAATTTCTAA
- a CDS encoding hybrid sensor histidine kinase/response regulator translates to MLTIPNYRITQQLYSGSRSLVYRAISALNDQSVILKLLSSEYPTLNELVQFRHQYTIAKNLDLPGIIKHLSLEKYRNSYLLVLEDFGGISLSDYMGANNQTEASSVPQNLHLDEFLHIAIQIVQALETIHQNYIIHKDIKPKNILINPETKQIKIIDFCICSILPRQKPEIVHLNMFEGTTAYMSPEQTGRMNRGIDYRTDFYSLGVTFYELLTGQLPFQSNDTMELFHCHIARMPISPIAINSAIGKMLNDIVLKLMAKTPEERYQTAFGLRIDLEKCREKFLEKTSITPFKLAQNDIDSRLIIPEKLYGRETEVATLLAAFNRLSEKGNADIEPTNQSSRLGAYRTIENPQNQIELILVSGFSGIGKTAVVNEVNKVIVRQRGYFIKGKFDQFQRDIPFLAWIQALQNLIRQLFSESLIKVEIWKTKILTALGTQAKVLTDVIPELELLIGQQPDVSDFSENAGHNRFYLLLKKILLVFATKDHPLVIFLDDLQWADTASLKLIELFMNETNTSYLLLIGAYRDNEVSATHPLMLTLDELKKNQVRFDSITLKPLNKYSINALIADTLNCLKKTVQPLTEVVFNKTKGNPFFATQLIKSLHEQSLIYFRYKKNTGIWQYNIAEIKALYTSDNVVEFMATQLQKLPVNTQEILKLAACIGNSFDLNTLVIAHERSPDEIAAALISALQESLIIFEDKTHFLNDPEILGLQSQNSEQIHYKFGHDRVQQAAYLLIPEAQKQSTHLKIGQLLLTKIPESKRETRIFDIVNQLNYGWELLKNQTERDELAQLNLIAGRKALASTAYTAAGKYFTISKKLLPADSWLNLYDLTLCLYESAAETAYLTGDFVEMSSLVEIVLQQARTVLDKMKIYVVKIKAYQSQNKPLIAIKIALTALALLGIEFPEQPSQLDIQDGVEEIQSNLALKKIEGLIELPEMTDREKLAAMRIFSIITSSLFSTNIELLSLIVFKQVNLSIQYGNALESAIAYTNYGLILCGRLGKIDAGYQFGQLALNLLDRLKTPEIKTKTIFYVSVWTKHWKVHLKDTLKNFLDAYTNGLETGDLQFAALSAYLYCNILFFTGKELSQVRQEMAKYGEVLTQMKQKATLEKLQIYEYAVIALTELNEQDENTKLVINHQIQINHKTASCQVYCTQLILNYLFNNYLKAIEDAKNAEKYLAGVTSTMIVPIFHFYDSLARLAIYSESSEYEQKNILQNAESNLAKMRNWADHAPMNYLHKFDLLKAEQHRVMGENIQAMEYYDKAIAGAKENEYLNEEALANELAAKFYLAWGKEKIARIYLAEAYYAYFHWGALAKLKDLQNRYPNLLSHIQLIEQTNSDIKDKVSKVTTGDAISNSTRGSEALDLATVIAASQAMSKEINLESLLSTLMQVAIENAGASKGVLVLHDQGDLTLEAIALSETGTQTPEILVNLLPSVALTPEEIPNSIINYVTRTQEILLVDNATTETNFAHDIYIIQQQPKSVLCIPILNQGKLIGILYLENNLTVKAFIPDRVEILKLLSSQAAISIENARIYNNLAQKVKERTAELEIAKQESEAANQAKSSFLANMSHELRTPLNVILGFSNLMMSNTNLSAEEQENLSIINRSGEHLLNLINQVLDLSKIEAGRMTLNETNFDLYYLLADVENIFYLQAKEQGLQLHFQCAKDVPQYISTDQLKLRQVLINLLNNAIKFTPQGSVSVKIKLKAAVEILPKMSLHSQCQIIFEVSDTGLGIAPHELEKLFKPFGQTSSSQQVQEGTGLGLTISRQFINLMGGEITVISGGKSFSPSLEKSATDSLALDIADQQQVTNQKTALPPSSTTFIFDVTTTVIDRVEVENKSELIRVINLAPNQPKYRMLVVDDHEYNRQLLVKILGRLDFELREAINGQEAIEIWEAWSPHLIWMDMRMPVMDGYEATKHIKSTTKGQATAIIAITASVLEEQKAVVLSSGCDNFVRKPFQERVIFEIIAKYLEVSYIYEEKTLSSQVFCLPNEPFDLSEFMSAMPREWIIKLNAAALDADSELVNEMVVQIPEIHGSTIQIIRNWVNKFEFEKILDLTESFLGN, encoded by the coding sequence ATGCTCACAATTCCCAATTATCGAATTACTCAACAGCTTTATTCTGGTTCCCGCAGCCTGGTGTATAGAGCTATCTCTGCACTCAACGACCAAAGCGTAATTCTGAAACTCCTCTCTTCAGAGTATCCCACCCTCAATGAATTGGTGCAATTTCGCCATCAGTATACTATTGCGAAAAATCTCGATTTACCAGGAATAATCAAACACCTAAGCTTAGAAAAATACCGTAATAGTTATCTATTAGTCTTAGAAGATTTTGGGGGTATTTCGTTATCTGATTATATGGGAGCTAACAATCAGACTGAAGCCTCTTCTGTTCCCCAAAATTTACATTTAGATGAGTTCTTACATATTGCTATCCAGATTGTTCAGGCTCTAGAAACAATACATCAAAACTATATTATTCATAAAGATATTAAGCCAAAGAATATTTTAATTAATCCAGAAACTAAACAGATAAAAATTATTGATTTTTGTATTTGCTCTATTTTACCCAGACAAAAACCCGAAATTGTTCACCTTAATATGTTTGAAGGGACTACTGCGTATATGTCTCCAGAACAAACAGGACGAATGAATCGAGGGATTGACTATCGTACTGACTTTTATTCTCTAGGTGTAACTTTTTACGAATTGCTCACCGGACAACTACCCTTCCAAAGCAATGACACAATGGAGTTATTTCACTGTCACATTGCTAGGATGCCAATTTCTCCAATAGCAATTAATTCTGCAATTGGAAAGATGTTAAATGATATTGTTCTAAAACTGATGGCAAAAACACCTGAAGAACGCTATCAAACAGCTTTTGGACTGCGAATAGATTTAGAAAAGTGTCGAGAAAAATTTTTAGAAAAAACCAGTATTACTCCGTTTAAATTAGCTCAAAATGATATTGACTCCCGCTTGATTATTCCAGAAAAACTCTACGGCAGAGAAACCGAAGTAGCCACCCTGTTAGCTGCTTTCAACCGATTATCAGAGAAAGGGAATGCGGATATAGAACCAACTAACCAATCCTCTAGACTAGGCGCGTATCGCACTATTGAAAATCCCCAAAATCAAATCGAATTGATATTAGTATCCGGATTTTCAGGCATTGGTAAAACAGCAGTAGTGAATGAAGTCAACAAAGTAATAGTGCGTCAAAGAGGTTATTTTATTAAAGGAAAATTTGATCAATTTCAACGCGATATTCCCTTTTTGGCTTGGATACAAGCATTGCAAAATTTAATCCGACAACTATTTAGTGAAAGCTTGATTAAAGTCGAGATATGGAAAACAAAAATATTAACAGCTTTGGGTACACAAGCTAAAGTGCTGACTGATGTTATTCCCGAATTAGAACTTTTGATTGGTCAGCAACCTGATGTATCAGATTTTTCAGAAAATGCTGGACATAATCGTTTTTATTTGCTATTAAAAAAAATTCTTCTGGTGTTTGCTACCAAAGACCATCCTTTAGTAATTTTTTTAGATGACTTGCAGTGGGCAGATACAGCTTCTCTGAAGTTGATAGAACTGTTCATGAATGAAACCAATACAAGCTATTTATTACTAATTGGTGCATATCGAGATAATGAAGTTTCTGCAACCCATCCGTTAATGCTAACATTGGATGAACTTAAAAAAAATCAGGTTAGGTTTGACAGTATTACCTTAAAGCCTCTCAATAAATATTCTATTAATGCCTTAATTGCTGATACGTTGAATTGTTTAAAAAAAACCGTGCAGCCTTTAACAGAAGTTGTATTTAATAAAACTAAAGGTAATCCGTTCTTTGCGACTCAATTAATCAAATCTCTTCATGAACAATCCTTAATTTACTTTAGATATAAAAAAAATACGGGAATCTGGCAATATAACATTGCTGAAATTAAAGCCCTTTATACCAGTGATAATGTTGTCGAATTTATGGCAACTCAGTTACAAAAACTGCCCGTAAATACCCAGGAAATTTTAAAGTTAGCAGCTTGTATTGGCAATTCTTTTGATTTGAATACTTTAGTAATTGCTCACGAGCGATCGCCTGATGAAATAGCCGCGGCTTTAATTAGTGCATTACAAGAAAGCTTAATAATCTTTGAAGACAAAACTCATTTTTTAAATGACCCCGAAATATTAGGATTACAGAGTCAAAATTCAGAACAAATACATTACAAATTTGGACATGACCGAGTGCAGCAAGCTGCATATCTTTTAATTCCAGAAGCTCAAAAGCAGTCCACACATTTAAAAATTGGGCAATTACTTTTAACTAAGATTCCAGAGTCAAAACGAGAAACAAGAATTTTTGATATTGTCAATCAGTTAAATTATGGGTGGGAATTACTGAAAAATCAAACTGAGCGAGATGAACTAGCTCAATTAAATTTAATTGCGGGACGTAAAGCTTTAGCTTCCACTGCTTATACTGCTGCTGGAAAATATTTCACTATCTCTAAGAAACTTTTACCAGCAGATAGTTGGCTGAACTTATATGACTTAACCCTCTGCTTGTATGAGTCAGCAGCAGAGACAGCATACCTGACTGGGGACTTTGTGGAAATGTCTTCTTTGGTAGAGATAGTGCTGCAACAGGCTAGGACAGTGCTGGACAAAATGAAAATATATGTAGTGAAAATTAAAGCTTATCAAAGTCAGAATAAACCACTAATAGCGATTAAAATTGCCCTCACTGCTTTAGCACTTTTGGGAATAGAATTTCCTGAACAGCCAAGCCAGTTAGATATTCAGGATGGCGTGGAGGAAATCCAGTCAAATTTGGCTCTGAAGAAAATTGAGGGCTTAATTGAGTTACCCGAAATGACCGATCGGGAAAAGCTAGCAGCCATGAGGATATTTTCAATTATTACCTCTTCTCTGTTTAGCACCAATATTGAACTATTATCACTGATTGTATTTAAACAAGTCAATTTATCAATTCAATATGGAAATGCTTTAGAGTCGGCGATCGCCTATACCAATTATGGACTAATTCTCTGCGGTAGATTAGGAAAAATTGATGCTGGCTATCAATTTGGTCAACTAGCTTTAAATCTGTTAGATAGGTTAAAAACTCCAGAAATTAAAACCAAAACTATCTTTTACGTTTCTGTATGGACAAAACATTGGAAAGTGCATCTTAAAGATACATTAAAAAACTTTTTGGATGCTTACACTAATGGTTTGGAGACGGGAGATTTACAATTTGCGGCTCTTTCTGCTTACTTATACTGCAACATTTTGTTTTTTACTGGTAAGGAACTATCGCAAGTTAGGCAAGAGATGGCTAAATATGGAGAAGTTCTGACTCAAATGAAACAAAAAGCTACTTTAGAGAAGTTGCAAATATATGAGTATGCTGTCATCGCCTTAACTGAGCTAAATGAACAAGATGAAAATACAAAGTTGGTGATTAATCATCAAATTCAAATTAATCACAAAACAGCATCTTGCCAAGTATATTGCACTCAGCTTATTTTAAACTATTTGTTTAATAATTACCTAAAAGCTATTGAAGATGCGAAAAATGCGGAAAAATATTTAGCTGGTGTAACATCCACAATGATTGTGCCGATTTTCCATTTTTACGATTCTCTAGCTAGGCTAGCGATATATTCTGAAAGTTCAGAATATGAACAAAAAAATATTCTCCAAAATGCAGAATCTAATTTGGCAAAGATGCGGAATTGGGCGGATCATGCGCCGATGAATTATTTGCATAAATTTGACCTACTTAAGGCAGAACAGCATCGAGTTATGGGTGAAAATATTCAGGCAATGGAATATTATGACAAAGCTATTGCCGGAGCTAAAGAAAATGAGTATTTAAATGAAGAAGCTCTTGCTAACGAACTCGCTGCTAAATTTTATTTAGCATGGGGGAAAGAAAAAATTGCCCGTATTTACCTTGCTGAGGCTTATTATGCCTACTTTCACTGGGGTGCATTAGCCAAACTAAAAGATTTGCAAAACCGCTATCCTAACTTATTATCTCACATTCAATTGATTGAACAAACTAACTCTGATATCAAGGATAAGGTTAGTAAAGTCACGACAGGTGATGCTATTTCTAACTCAACAAGAGGTTCAGAAGCTTTAGACTTAGCAACGGTGATTGCAGCTTCTCAAGCTATGTCAAAAGAAATCAATTTAGAAAGCTTGCTTTCTACTTTAATGCAAGTAGCGATCGAAAATGCCGGAGCTTCTAAAGGTGTACTTGTCTTGCACGATCAGGGTGATTTAACTTTAGAAGCGATAGCTCTTTCCGAAACAGGAACCCAGACACCAGAAATTTTAGTAAATTTGCTGCCATCAGTAGCACTCACCCCAGAAGAAATACCCAACAGTATCATTAACTATGTCACACGCACCCAAGAAATTTTATTAGTTGACAATGCTACAACTGAAACGAATTTTGCTCATGATATTTACATCATCCAACAGCAACCAAAATCAGTTTTATGTATTCCTATCCTGAATCAAGGAAAACTAATTGGCATACTTTATTTAGAAAATAATTTGACTGTCAAAGCTTTTATTCCCGACAGGGTGGAAATATTAAAATTACTATCATCTCAAGCTGCTATTTCCATAGAAAATGCCCGGATTTACAATAATTTAGCACAAAAAGTTAAAGAAAGGACTGCCGAATTAGAGATAGCTAAACAAGAATCTGAAGCAGCTAACCAGGCTAAAAGCTCTTTTCTTGCCAATATGAGCCACGAATTGCGAACGCCTCTGAACGTAATCTTAGGATTTTCTAACCTCATGATGAGTAATACAAATTTGAGTGCAGAAGAGCAAGAAAATCTGAGTATTATTAATCGTAGTGGAGAACATTTATTGAATTTAATTAACCAAGTACTTGATCTCTCCAAAATTGAAGCGGGACGAATGACACTTAATGAAACTAATTTTGACCTTTACTACTTACTAGCCGATGTAGAAAATATCTTCTATTTGCAAGCTAAAGAGCAAGGTTTACAATTACATTTTCAATGTGCTAAAGATGTTCCGCAATATATTTCCACAGATCAACTTAAGTTACGGCAAGTGCTGATTAATTTATTGAATAATGCTATTAAATTTACTCCTCAAGGAAGTGTATCTGTAAAAATCAAATTGAAAGCTGCTGTTGAGATATTGCCTAAAATGTCTCTACACTCTCAATGTCAAATCATCTTTGAAGTTTCAGATACAGGTCTTGGTATTGCTCCTCACGAACTAGAAAAATTATTCAAACCTTTTGGACAAACTTCTTCAAGCCAACAAGTACAAGAAGGGACAGGATTGGGATTAACTATCAGCCGTCAGTTCATTAATTTAATGGGAGGTGAAATAACTGTGATCAGTGGTGGCAAATCTTTTTCACCATCTCTAGAAAAATCAGCGACAGATTCCCTAGCGCTAGACATCGCTGACCAACAGCAAGTCACTAACCAGAAAACTGCTCTACCTCCCTCTAGCACAACATTTATATTTGACGTTACAACTACAGTTATTGATAGGGTCGAAGTTGAGAACAAATCTGAACTTATTCGCGTGATTAATTTAGCTCCCAATCAACCAAAATATCGAATGTTAGTTGTTGACGATCATGAATACAATCGCCAATTGCTAGTTAAAATTCTCGGACGCTTAGATTTTGAGTTGCGAGAAGCAATTAATGGTCAAGAAGCAATTGAAATTTGGGAAGCGTGGTCACCCCATTTGATCTGGATGGATATGCGAATGCCGGTGATGGATGGTTATGAAGCAACTAAACACATTAAAAGCACAACTAAAGGTCAAGCTACAGCTATAATTGCTATTACTGCTAGCGTTTTAGAAGAGCAGAAAGCGGTGGTTTTATCATCTGGTTGTGATAATTTTGTGCGTAAGCCATTTCAAGAAAGAGTCATCTTTGAAATTATAGCTAAATATTTAGAAGTTAGTTATATATATGAAGAGAAGACTTTATCTTCTCAAGTTTTTTGTTTGCCTAATGAGCCGTTTGACCTCAGCGAATTTATGAGCGCTATGCCACGGGAATGGATCATAAAATTAAATGCAGCAGCTCTTGATGCTGACTCGGAATTGGTTAATGAAATGGTTGTTCAAATTCCAGAAATTCACGGTTCCACAATTCAAATTATTAGAAATTGGGTAAATAAGTTTGAATTTGAAAAAATTCTTGATTTAACAGAATCATTCTTGGGCAATTGA
- a CDS encoding response regulator has product MNFEQALLLVESIFKDKTGKQLTDPEKRILKAAWENQPYNNISDSLYLSIGHIKDLASLLWKRISYVMEAKVNKRNFRYFIENQAIINNPAFTQIEEIEADKANVLIVDDFVDNLRFLTDILIRRGYKVRSVTNGNMALKTAINKLPDVILLDIKMPQIDGYEVCKAFKMNELLSEIPVIFLSALDEVIDKIKAFQVGGVDYITKPFYPEEVIARIQTQLTIQKQKLELRQAIEEHQQTAEILYQSRALLANLLNNSLDGIAAIQAVRNTIDGEIDDFIYLVVNPVFAKFFGVKRERLTDMSGVKNLVNLLAPEFFDTLVWVVKTGKPMEKKIYCKNGKVQKLYNFTIVKFGDGCSITGRAVP; this is encoded by the coding sequence ATGAACTTTGAGCAAGCATTATTATTGGTAGAATCTATCTTTAAAGATAAAACGGGAAAGCAATTAACAGATCCAGAAAAAAGAATTTTAAAAGCTGCTTGGGAAAACCAGCCGTACAATAATATTTCTGACAGTTTGTACTTGAGCATAGGACATATTAAAGATTTAGCTTCTCTTTTATGGAAGCGCATTTCATATGTAATGGAAGCAAAAGTTAACAAGAGAAATTTTCGCTATTTCATAGAGAACCAAGCTATAATAAACAATCCTGCTTTTACTCAAATAGAAGAAATTGAAGCTGATAAAGCTAATGTTTTAATTGTTGATGATTTTGTAGATAATTTGCGTTTTTTAACAGATATTTTAATTAGGCGTGGGTACAAAGTCCGCAGCGTGACTAATGGCAATATGGCATTAAAAACAGCTATTAATAAACTGCCTGATGTTATTTTATTGGATATTAAAATGCCACAGATTGATGGTTATGAAGTCTGCAAAGCTTTCAAAATGAACGAATTGCTTTCAGAAATACCTGTAATATTCTTAAGCGCACTTGATGAAGTTATTGATAAAATTAAAGCTTTCCAAGTTGGGGGAGTTGATTACATCACTAAACCTTTTTATCCAGAAGAAGTAATAGCTCGCATTCAAACTCAATTAACTATTCAAAAACAAAAGCTTGAACTACGACAGGCAATTGAAGAACATCAGCAAACGGCAGAAATTCTTTATCAATCTCGGGCTTTGTTGGCTAATTTGTTGAATAATTCTCTAGATGGAATTGCCGCTATACAGGCGGTGAGAAATACGATTGATGGAGAAATTGATGACTTTATCTATCTGGTGGTTAATCCTGTTTTTGCTAAATTCTTTGGTGTAAAACGCGAACGTCTTACAGATATGTCAGGGGTGAAGAACTTGGTGAATCTGCTTGCTCCAGAATTCTTTGATACATTAGTATGGGTAGTTAAGACAGGAAAACCAATGGAGAAAAAAATTTACTGTAAAAATGGTAAAGTTCAAAAATTGTATAACTTTACTATTGTGAAGTTTGGAGATGGCTGTTCGATTACTGGACGAGCTGTTCCTTGA
- a CDS encoding tetratricopeptide repeat protein encodes MIKLIGIVLSLLLVLGWSTPASAVSQTPSITQVQLQQGDEWAKKALTATNKGDFATAETYWTQIIEQFPTNAGAWSNRGNSRVSQNKLQAALTDYNKAIELVPNATDPYLNRGTALEGLGKWLEAIADYNHVLELDPNDPMAYNNRGNAKSGLGQWQEAIADYQKSMEIAPNFAFARANYALALYETGQIDEAIREMKNIVRKYPQFADMRAALTAAYWVNGNQGEAESNWVAAYGLDNRYKDMNWVTNIRRWPPTMVVALDKFLKLQ; translated from the coding sequence ATGATTAAATTAATTGGTATTGTTTTGAGTTTGTTGCTTGTGTTGGGTTGGAGTACACCAGCGAGCGCAGTATCCCAAACGCCTAGTATTACTCAAGTACAGTTACAACAAGGGGATGAATGGGCGAAGAAGGCTTTGACTGCTACGAATAAGGGTGATTTTGCCACTGCGGAAACGTACTGGACACAGATTATTGAGCAGTTTCCCACCAATGCAGGTGCATGGAGTAACCGGGGAAATTCGCGGGTGAGTCAGAATAAATTGCAAGCAGCATTGACAGATTACAATAAAGCTATAGAACTCGTGCCTAATGCCACTGATCCCTATTTAAATCGGGGTACAGCTTTAGAAGGGTTGGGAAAATGGCTTGAGGCGATCGCGGATTATAATCATGTACTAGAACTTGATCCCAATGATCCGATGGCGTACAACAATCGGGGTAATGCCAAATCAGGATTAGGACAATGGCAAGAGGCGATCGCTGATTATCAAAAATCAATGGAAATTGCCCCAAATTTTGCCTTTGCGCGGGCCAACTATGCCCTCGCCCTTTATGAAACTGGTCAAATCGACGAAGCCATCCGCGAGATGAAGAACATCGTCCGCAAATATCCCCAATTTGCCGATATGCGTGCCGCCCTCACAGCAGCTTACTGGGTAAATGGTAACCAAGGCGAAGCTGAAAGCAACTGGGTAGCAGCTTATGGCCTGGATAACCGCTACAAAGATATGAACTGGGTAACAAATATCCGCCGTTGGCCTCCCACTATGGTGGTAGCTTTAGATAAGTTCTTGAAACTTCAGTAA